A stretch of Microbacterium sp. 4R-513 DNA encodes these proteins:
- a CDS encoding TRAP transporter small permease — MTDKDPGAEPEEGNGAEPEKGTGAEPGEVSDDTRSIPLRDSIFPQTNTFFTTPKFNQGLPPDPLVIRVLSAIEITIAVTLFAGIIFGVMYQVLGRYFPSVSWVGAGELALLSMIALTFITTGYLVGRNGHIVLEIFDEMLAGTRLFIALRVISAVIMVLTSIALAYEAWVKIETEWGRLSAAMHLPLGVIYIFALVGFLSAAVHSSFKIPYANRPERKLDIGEMEG; from the coding sequence ATGACGGACAAGGACCCCGGCGCGGAGCCCGAGGAGGGCAACGGCGCGGAGCCCGAGAAGGGCACCGGTGCCGAGCCCGGCGAGGTGTCGGACGACACCCGTTCCATACCTCTTCGCGACTCGATCTTCCCGCAGACGAACACCTTCTTCACGACCCCCAAGTTCAATCAGGGCCTCCCGCCCGACCCCCTCGTCATCCGTGTCCTGTCGGCGATCGAGATCACCATCGCCGTCACGCTCTTCGCGGGCATCATCTTCGGCGTCATGTATCAGGTGCTCGGCCGGTACTTCCCTTCGGTCAGCTGGGTGGGCGCGGGTGAGCTCGCGCTCCTCTCGATGATCGCCCTCACCTTCATCACGACCGGATACCTCGTCGGGCGCAACGGGCACATCGTGCTCGAGATCTTCGACGAGATGCTCGCCGGAACGCGGCTCTTCATCGCTCTGCGCGTCATCTCGGCGGTCATCATGGTTCTCACGAGCATCGCTCTCGCCTATGAGGCCTGGGTCAAGATCGAGACGGAGTGGGGCCGGCTGAGCGCTGCGATGCATCTGCCGCTCGGTGTGATCTACATCTTCGCCCTCGTCGGGTTCCTGTCGGCCGCGGTCCACTCGTCGTTCAAGATCCCCTACGCGAACCGCCCCGAGCGCAAGCTCGACATCGGTGAGATGGAGGGCTGA
- a CDS encoding TRAP transporter large permease — translation MDLWLYILLFVVFLLLRVPVAFAMIASSMLYFYSHGLSAGYAISSIVNGINSFPLLAVPLFIFVGTIANNLGIATRLYDLARALLPRLPGNLAYVNLGTAIGFSWISGSALADAASTSKVQIPQMLKAGYPYGFSSGLTASGSLMSTVMPPSIPAVLFAATASISTGALFAGSIIPAMLMAVGLAAYIFFWVRRHPDVAVSRPFNSSMLGKAAVRVIGPALLPVIILGGIFSGLFTATESAGIAAVYMLILGAIYRTLTWPVFWKSAKETVVIAGGILLILGASNLMGQVLAREQVSRHLGEWLTGLTDNPIVFLLMLNVLLILLGIPPRGAAGDPRAGAHPDADRRAVRDRAGAAGRDHDPQPDDRVAHATRRCGPVRRRVDHAQTHGRALPRNPPVPRPTGYRPPPADALPDHRDVPAAAARLAVADPFPAPVCPRDRARGRTGGRDHRERSLPWQERSSC, via the coding sequence ATGGATCTCTGGCTCTACATCCTGCTGTTCGTCGTCTTCCTGCTCCTTCGCGTCCCCGTCGCCTTCGCGATGATCGCGTCGAGCATGCTCTACTTCTACAGCCACGGGCTCTCTGCCGGTTACGCGATCTCGTCGATCGTGAACGGCATCAACAGCTTCCCGCTGCTCGCCGTCCCGCTGTTCATCTTCGTCGGCACCATCGCGAACAACCTCGGCATCGCCACCCGGCTGTACGACCTGGCGCGCGCACTCCTTCCCCGTCTTCCGGGCAACCTCGCGTACGTCAATCTCGGCACGGCGATCGGCTTCTCGTGGATCAGCGGGTCGGCGCTCGCCGACGCCGCATCGACGAGCAAGGTGCAGATCCCCCAGATGCTGAAGGCGGGCTATCCCTACGGCTTCTCGTCGGGCCTGACGGCGTCGGGGTCGCTCATGAGCACGGTGATGCCCCCCAGCATCCCGGCCGTCCTGTTCGCCGCGACGGCCTCGATCTCGACGGGAGCACTCTTCGCAGGCTCGATCATCCCGGCCATGCTCATGGCCGTCGGTCTCGCCGCGTACATCTTCTTCTGGGTGCGACGACACCCCGACGTAGCGGTGAGTCGACCGTTCAACAGCTCGATGCTCGGCAAGGCCGCTGTGCGCGTGATCGGGCCGGCGCTGCTTCCCGTGATCATCCTCGGCGGCATCTTCAGCGGGCTCTTCACGGCGACCGAGAGCGCGGGAATCGCGGCCGTGTACATGCTGATACTCGGAGCGATCTACCGCACGCTCACATGGCCGGTCTTCTGGAAGTCGGCCAAGGAGACCGTCGTCATCGCCGGCGGCATCCTCCTCATCCTGGGTGCCTCGAACCTGATGGGCCAGGTGCTCGCCCGCGAGCAGGTCTCGCGGCACCTGGGCGAGTGGCTCACGGGCCTGACGGACAACCCCATCGTGTTCCTGCTGATGCTCAACGTGCTGCTGATCCTGCTCGGCATCCCCCCTCGAGGCGCCGCCGGTGATCCTCGTGCTGGTGCCCATCCTGATGCCGATCGTCGGGCAGTTCGGGATCGAGCCGGTGCAGCTGGGCGTGATCATGATCCTCAACCTGATGATCGGGTCGCTCACGCCACCCGTCGGTGCGGTCCTGTTCGTCGTCGGGTCGATCACGCGCAGACCCATGGGCGAGCTCTTCCGAGGAATCCTCCCGTTCCTCGTCCCACTGGGTACCGTCCTCCTCCTGCTGACGCTCTTCCCGATCATCGTGACGTTCCTGCCGCAGCTGCTCGGCTTGCTGTAGCGGATCCCTTCCCGGCTCCGGTGTGTCCCCGCGATCGTGCAAGGGGACGCACCGGGGGACGGGATCATCGTGAAAGGAGTCTTCCGTGGCAAGAGCGCTCTTCGTGCTGA
- a CDS encoding type II 3-dehydroquinate dehydratase gives MARALFVLNGSNLNMLGQREPELYGTATLADVRADCERLAGELGFDLFFAQSNAEHELVEWVQEAFRRNAAVVINPAGFSFGSVPLLDALHILSAPIVEVHITNIHARDAAHRHSLISTVARVVIAGAGVFGYELAIRAADRLMLDHPE, from the coding sequence GTGGCAAGAGCGCTCTTCGTGCTGAACGGGTCGAACCTGAACATGCTCGGTCAGCGGGAGCCGGAGCTCTACGGCACCGCGACCCTGGCCGATGTCCGCGCGGACTGTGAGCGGTTGGCGGGTGAGCTCGGCTTCGATCTCTTCTTCGCGCAGTCCAATGCCGAACACGAGCTCGTCGAGTGGGTGCAGGAGGCGTTCCGCCGGAACGCGGCGGTGGTCATCAACCCGGCCGGATTCAGCTTCGGGTCGGTTCCGCTGCTGGACGCCCTTCACATTCTCTCGGCACCCATCGTGGAAGTGCACATCACGAACATCCATGCCCGCGACGCCGCGCACCGGCATTCGCTCATCTCGACCGTGGCGCGCGTGGTGATCGCGGGTGCGGGGGTCTTCGGATACGAGCTCGCGATCCGCGCCGCCGACCGGTTGATGCTCGACCACCCTGAGTGA
- a CDS encoding FAD-dependent oxidoreductase, with amino-acid sequence MKNAEARGFDAIVVGAGLAGLAATRRLAGSGLRVALLEKRDRIGGSSAMSGGWFALSGTPLQRSQRVDDSEAVFLADMLATGGGFADESLLRALVARQALALEAIDRADAWTDELKISAGMTVARAHLVRMPDLLGHLQREAVAAGAVVLVDQPGEGLVFDGTRVVGIRSGGAVLAAEAGVVLTTGGFSRSRELLELFVPDQAAAMPYGGVGNTGDGIRMAWMLGAGLADIGHVTGTYGQHAETTDDEHELLTANYLGGILVNAHGERFADESESYKVLGSAVLDQPRRMAFQIFDARVRALSRPGVPLSDMDRIEELGHLHSAPTVAALAHALGIPADALEQTIARYNDAAIGRREDDFGRTGLVNGVGALLPVEIGPFYAYPAVTAMTSTYGGLSVEPDTAVKRVDGSRIERLYAAGEVAGGFHGASYMTGTALTKALVFGCEAAEAILRS; translated from the coding sequence ATGAAGAACGCAGAGGCTCGCGGATTCGACGCGATCGTCGTGGGGGCGGGCCTCGCCGGCCTGGCCGCCACTCGCCGCCTCGCCGGATCAGGGCTCCGTGTCGCCTTGCTGGAGAAGCGGGATCGGATCGGCGGGAGCTCCGCGATGAGCGGGGGCTGGTTCGCCCTCTCCGGCACTCCTCTGCAACGGAGTCAGCGTGTAGACGATTCCGAGGCCGTCTTCCTCGCCGACATGCTCGCGACCGGCGGGGGCTTCGCCGACGAATCGCTCCTGCGTGCGCTGGTCGCCCGCCAGGCTCTCGCCCTCGAGGCCATCGACAGGGCCGATGCCTGGACCGACGAGCTCAAGATCAGCGCCGGTATGACGGTCGCACGCGCCCACCTCGTGCGAATGCCCGATCTCCTCGGGCATCTGCAGCGTGAAGCCGTCGCGGCGGGCGCCGTCGTCCTCGTCGACCAACCGGGAGAGGGCCTCGTCTTCGACGGAACACGGGTCGTGGGCATCCGTTCCGGAGGTGCGGTCCTCGCCGCAGAGGCCGGAGTCGTCCTGACCACCGGCGGGTTCTCGCGCTCTCGGGAGCTGCTCGAGCTCTTCGTGCCGGACCAGGCGGCCGCCATGCCGTACGGCGGCGTGGGCAATACGGGCGACGGAATCCGGATGGCATGGATGCTGGGCGCCGGCCTCGCCGACATCGGCCACGTCACCGGCACGTACGGTCAGCACGCCGAGACCACGGATGATGAGCACGAGCTGCTCACTGCCAATTACCTCGGTGGAATCCTCGTGAACGCGCACGGCGAGCGCTTCGCCGACGAGTCGGAGTCGTACAAGGTCCTGGGATCCGCCGTGCTCGACCAGCCCCGACGGATGGCCTTCCAGATCTTCGATGCGCGGGTGCGAGCCCTCTCTCGCCCCGGTGTGCCGCTGTCGGACATGGATCGCATCGAGGAGCTCGGTCATCTGCACAGCGCGCCGACCGTGGCAGCCCTCGCCCACGCGCTCGGCATCCCGGCGGATGCACTCGAGCAGACGATCGCGCGCTACAACGATGCGGCGATCGGACGACGGGAGGATGATTTCGGACGCACCGGCCTCGTGAACGGGGTCGGCGCGCTGCTGCCGGTCGAGATCGGCCCGTTCTACGCCTACCCCGCGGTGACGGCGATGACGTCGACATACGGGGGACTGAGCGTCGAGCCCGACACCGCGGTGAAGCGGGTGGACGGGAGCCGCATCGAGCGGCTCTACGCTGCCGGAGAGGTGGCGGGCGGATTCCACGGCGCGTCGTACATGACCGGAACCGCGCTCACGAAGGCCCTCGTGTTCGGGTGTGAAGCAGCGGAGGCGATCCTGCGCTCCTGA
- a CDS encoding Gfo/Idh/MocA family oxidoreductase has translation MSRRVEHVPANPPAALSAEWNDPCRTQRGGLRSGRGAALRVREGGPVTVSGSPPVRVGVIGAGFMGRQHIDFIRGARGAALAAIADPAVTDPDVGCPVFTSAGEMLDAGQVDAVVIANPNALHVETAIDCLEAGVAVLLEKPAAVDYAESRRLVDAVARLEGRLLVGHHRRHHPAVARARRAISDGELGEVVAVSGMWSARKDDAYFADVEWHRRKGAGVTLINVVHDLDLLRHLCGEVAQIQALYSSQARGFEVEDTVSLTLRFESGVVGSFVASDAGVSPWGWDQATEETMAFPFLPDGDAYRFVGTRAALSVPNLAKYSYEAGASPDWHSPLSRTYLPTPQRGSFQAQLDHFLEVASGEADPLVTAEDASRTLALVEAADLAARTGRTVDVTKFRNDLPDPEDA, from the coding sequence ATGTCCCGTCGAGTGGAACATGTGCCCGCGAACCCGCCTGCGGCCCTCTCCGCTGAATGGAACGACCCGTGTCGGACGCAGCGCGGTGGCCTACGCTCGGGGCGAGGCGCGGCGCTGCGCGTACGCGAGGGAGGACCAGTGACGGTATCCGGATCGCCCCCGGTTCGAGTCGGGGTGATCGGTGCGGGCTTCATGGGTCGCCAGCACATCGACTTCATCAGAGGCGCCCGCGGGGCCGCCCTGGCGGCCATCGCGGACCCGGCCGTGACCGACCCGGACGTCGGGTGTCCCGTCTTCACGTCAGCCGGCGAGATGCTGGACGCCGGGCAGGTCGACGCCGTGGTCATCGCGAATCCCAACGCCCTCCATGTCGAGACCGCGATCGACTGCTTGGAGGCCGGCGTCGCGGTGCTGCTCGAGAAGCCGGCCGCCGTCGACTACGCGGAGTCCCGTCGACTGGTCGACGCCGTCGCCCGGCTCGAGGGGCGCCTTCTCGTCGGCCACCACCGCCGCCACCATCCCGCGGTCGCGCGGGCCCGCCGGGCGATCTCGGACGGTGAGCTCGGCGAGGTCGTAGCCGTCAGCGGGATGTGGTCGGCGCGCAAGGACGACGCCTACTTCGCGGACGTGGAATGGCACCGCAGAAAGGGCGCAGGTGTGACGCTCATCAACGTCGTGCACGATCTGGATCTGCTGAGGCACCTGTGCGGCGAAGTCGCCCAGATCCAGGCGCTCTACAGCTCGCAGGCACGGGGCTTCGAGGTCGAGGACACCGTCTCGCTGACGCTTCGATTCGAGAGCGGCGTGGTCGGGAGCTTCGTGGCGTCAGATGCGGGAGTGTCGCCGTGGGGCTGGGACCAGGCGACCGAGGAGACGATGGCCTTCCCCTTCCTCCCCGACGGGGATGCCTACCGATTCGTGGGCACGCGCGCGGCACTCTCCGTGCCGAACCTGGCGAAGTACTCGTATGAGGCGGGAGCGTCCCCGGATTGGCACTCGCCGCTGTCGCGCACGTACCTTCCAACACCCCAGCGCGGATCCTTCCAGGCTCAGCTCGACCACTTCCTGGAGGTCGCCAGCGGGGAGGCCGACCCCCTCGTCACCGCGGAGGATGCGTCCCGCACGCTGGCGCTCGTCGAGGCCGCCGACCTTGCGGCGCGCACCGGCCGGACCGTCGACGTGACGAAGTTCCGGAACGACCTCCCGGATCCAGAGGACGCATGA
- the dctP gene encoding TRAP transporter substrate-binding protein DctP translates to MSTARSARRGIFAASAFAAIALVAAGCAGGGTPESSSGETAQASEPVTLTVATSQNEETPNYYCGVELLKERLEDADIGFTVELYPASQLGPDADRFPLVQAGDIDIDLQGASALSSTYEPIGVVDAAYAFDDVDHAFNWIDEGSEDLFGAFHDSTGVNIVDGWFFGNRTFTTKDVKVKSPDDLEGVPIRFPNSPQFLANAEALGVTNPVSVAVEEVYSALQQGIAVGQENPIVATHSSSYDEVLNTVVLNNHNVGIHWILVSDKTYDKMSDEQAELLEKTIHEIRPENRTCVEEATDEILDEYRGDDAFTVIETEDIDMDAFISKAESYFEDHYTGENLEAYKAIREMAG, encoded by the coding sequence ATGAGCACAGCCCGCTCGGCCCGCCGCGGCATCTTCGCCGCGTCGGCGTTCGCAGCAATCGCTCTCGTCGCCGCCGGCTGCGCCGGCGGAGGCACCCCCGAGAGTTCGTCCGGCGAGACCGCGCAGGCGAGCGAGCCTGTCACGCTCACCGTCGCGACCAGCCAGAACGAGGAGACGCCGAACTACTACTGCGGCGTCGAGCTCCTCAAAGAGCGGCTCGAGGATGCCGACATCGGCTTCACGGTCGAGCTGTACCCGGCGAGCCAGCTCGGCCCCGACGCCGACCGGTTCCCGCTCGTGCAGGCCGGTGACATCGACATCGACCTCCAGGGGGCGTCGGCGCTGAGCTCGACGTATGAGCCCATCGGCGTCGTGGACGCGGCCTACGCCTTCGACGACGTGGACCACGCCTTCAACTGGATCGACGAGGGGTCGGAGGACCTGTTCGGCGCCTTCCACGATTCGACCGGCGTCAACATCGTCGACGGCTGGTTCTTCGGCAACCGCACCTTCACGACGAAGGATGTGAAGGTCAAGAGCCCGGACGATCTCGAGGGCGTGCCGATCCGCTTCCCGAACTCGCCCCAGTTCCTCGCCAATGCCGAGGCGCTGGGCGTCACGAACCCCGTCTCGGTTGCGGTCGAGGAGGTGTACTCGGCGCTGCAGCAGGGGATCGCCGTCGGTCAGGAGAACCCGATCGTCGCGACGCACTCGTCCAGCTACGACGAGGTGCTCAACACCGTGGTGCTCAACAACCACAATGTCGGCATCCACTGGATCCTCGTCAGCGACAAGACGTACGACAAGATGAGCGACGAGCAGGCAGAGCTGCTCGAGAAGACGATCCACGAGATCCGCCCCGAGAACCGCACCTGCGTCGAAGAGGCGACGGACGAGATCCTGGACGAATACCGCGGAGACGATGCGTTCACGGTGATCGAGACCGAGGACATCGACATGGACGCGTTCATCAGCAAGGCGGAGTCCTACTTCGAGGACCACTACACCGGTGAGAACCTCGAGGCGTACAAGGCCATCCGCGAGATGGCCGGCTAG
- a CDS encoding IclR family transcriptional regulator, which translates to MSAVFDAFGEEDEGLGVSELARRANLPKSTVSRIAADLVEQRFLDREGDRLYLGVRLFELGQTVQQPRLLRRVALPVMAELRDVTGQTVHLAVLDGGDVVFVAVVRGPASRPLVRIGSRLPAHATAVGKAMLAFAPQSVVTAVTGRELTRRTSKTITEASVLHREFADIRRLGVATEDEECTPGRACAASPILSSGVLTPLAAISVAGPAESLVPDRVAPAVRAAAMALSRRLSTDPAG; encoded by the coding sequence GTGAGCGCTGTGTTCGACGCCTTCGGCGAAGAGGACGAAGGGCTCGGGGTCTCGGAGCTGGCCCGTCGCGCCAACCTCCCGAAGTCGACCGTCTCGAGGATCGCCGCCGACCTGGTCGAGCAGCGGTTCCTCGATCGGGAGGGCGACCGGCTCTACTTGGGTGTCCGCTTGTTCGAACTCGGGCAGACGGTCCAACAGCCGCGGCTTCTTCGCCGGGTCGCGCTGCCGGTGATGGCCGAACTGCGCGATGTCACCGGGCAGACGGTTCATCTCGCCGTGTTGGACGGAGGGGACGTCGTCTTCGTCGCGGTCGTTCGGGGCCCCGCATCCAGACCGCTCGTCCGCATCGGCAGTCGGCTCCCCGCGCACGCGACAGCCGTGGGGAAGGCGATGCTGGCATTCGCACCGCAGAGCGTCGTCACGGCGGTCACCGGACGAGAACTCACGAGGCGCACCTCGAAGACGATCACGGAGGCATCCGTCCTGCATCGCGAATTCGCGGACATCCGGAGGCTCGGGGTGGCCACCGAAGACGAGGAGTGCACCCCGGGCCGTGCCTGCGCGGCGAGCCCCATCCTGAGCTCCGGCGTGTTGACGCCCCTCGCAGCGATCTCCGTGGCCGGGCCCGCAGAGAGCCTCGTGCCGGACCGTGTGGCGCCGGCGGTGCGCGCCGCCGCGATGGCGCTGAGTCGTCGGCTCTCGACGGATCCCGCCGGCTGA
- a CDS encoding IclR family transcriptional regulator — protein MKSLAEWNTTSAPRGAPVSVLDRIVAILDAVKTAGGTSTITEIATATALPKSTVSRLVADLTQQRYLVRTDEGVSLGLRLFELGARASLPRRLLAAAGPVIRNLCEVTGERVGLWVPQGSDMVSIAAVAGRLPMLPTRAGMRSPALTTASGKAFLAFCADSALVSRISAPLADDAADHFRDELAHVRASVVAQDIEESYPGILAVASPVLSPDRVVLGAISIAGPSGSMDPERVTPLVRAAGTTVTRRLVAA, from the coding sequence ATGAAGAGTCTCGCCGAATGGAACACCACGTCCGCTCCCCGCGGAGCTCCGGTCTCAGTGCTCGATCGCATCGTGGCGATTCTCGACGCGGTCAAGACGGCCGGCGGTACGAGCACGATCACCGAGATCGCGACCGCGACCGCTCTTCCCAAATCGACCGTCTCGCGGCTCGTCGCGGACCTGACACAGCAGCGCTACCTCGTGCGTACCGACGAGGGGGTATCCCTCGGGCTCCGGCTCTTCGAGCTCGGGGCGCGGGCGAGCCTGCCGCGCCGACTGCTCGCCGCCGCCGGACCGGTCATCCGCAACCTCTGCGAGGTTACGGGCGAGCGCGTGGGTCTATGGGTGCCCCAAGGCAGCGACATGGTGTCCATCGCCGCCGTGGCGGGCCGTCTCCCCATGCTCCCGACGCGCGCAGGCATGCGATCGCCCGCCCTGACGACCGCGAGCGGCAAGGCCTTTCTGGCGTTCTGCGCCGATTCGGCGCTCGTGAGCCGCATCAGCGCGCCGCTCGCCGACGACGCGGCCGACCACTTCCGGGACGAACTCGCGCACGTGCGCGCGTCCGTCGTGGCGCAGGACATCGAAGAGTCATATCCGGGCATCCTCGCTGTCGCGAGTCCCGTCCTCTCTCCCGACCGCGTGGTGCTCGGTGCGATCTCCATCGCGGGCCCGAGCGGGAGTATGGACCCCGAGCGCGTCACGCCGCTGGTCCGCGCGGCCGGCACCACCGTGACGCGCCGCCTCGTCGCCGCCTAG
- a CDS encoding TIM barrel protein, with translation MRTSIATVCLSGTLEEKLVAAREAGFDGVEIFEPDLVASPLSPEAIRDRGEELGLTLDLYQPFRDFEGVGPDLLEQNLERAAAKFRLMNRLGIDTMLLCSNVATARSGDEQLAASQLRMLGSLADEYDVRVAYEALAWGRFVDDYQAAARIVRLTDHARIGLCLDSFHILSKGHDPEAIETIPVDKIFFVQMADAPLLSLDVLSWSRHHRVFPGEGGFDLGTFMAHLVRTGYDGPVSLEVFNDTFRQADTVATAIDARRSLRWLEHKTAESLGTGARSRADRMATTPLPEVAPPADVSYVELRPGEPSELRRLLSQLGFRSHGRHRTKNVELWSQGAARIVLGPPRPRRQPADRRGHRSLRGRSRSGAAARGGPVRA, from the coding sequence ATGCGCACGTCGATCGCGACGGTCTGCCTGAGCGGCACGCTGGAAGAGAAGCTCGTCGCCGCTCGAGAAGCCGGGTTCGACGGTGTCGAGATCTTCGAGCCCGACCTCGTGGCGTCGCCCCTCTCACCGGAGGCGATCCGGGACCGGGGTGAGGAACTGGGTCTGACACTCGATCTGTATCAGCCCTTCCGCGACTTCGAGGGCGTGGGCCCTGATCTGCTCGAGCAGAATCTCGAGCGCGCGGCCGCCAAATTCCGCCTGATGAATCGGCTCGGCATCGACACCATGCTGCTCTGCAGCAATGTCGCCACCGCGCGCAGCGGTGACGAGCAGCTCGCCGCGTCTCAACTGCGGATGCTCGGCTCTCTGGCGGACGAATACGACGTGCGCGTCGCATATGAGGCGCTGGCGTGGGGGCGGTTCGTGGACGACTACCAGGCGGCCGCGCGAATCGTTCGCCTGACCGATCACGCGCGCATCGGACTGTGCCTCGACAGCTTCCACATCCTGTCGAAAGGGCATGACCCAGAGGCCATCGAGACGATTCCCGTCGACAAGATCTTCTTCGTCCAGATGGCCGACGCGCCCCTGCTCTCGTTGGACGTCCTGTCGTGGAGCAGGCATCACCGGGTCTTCCCAGGCGAGGGCGGCTTCGATCTCGGCACGTTCATGGCGCACCTCGTCCGCACCGGCTACGACGGGCCGGTCTCGCTCGAAGTCTTCAACGACACCTTCCGTCAGGCGGACACGGTGGCGACGGCCATCGATGCGCGGCGCTCCCTTCGCTGGCTGGAGCACAAGACCGCCGAATCGCTCGGCACCGGCGCTCGCAGCCGGGCCGACCGCATGGCGACGACGCCGCTGCCGGAAGTCGCCCCGCCGGCCGACGTGAGCTATGTCGAGCTCCGGCCGGGGGAGCCGAGCGAGCTGCGGCGACTCCTCTCGCAGCTGGGCTTCCGATCCCATGGCCGGCACCGCACGAAGAACGTGGAACTGTGGTCGCAAGGAGCGGCGCGGATCGTTCTCGGTCCCCCCCGACCCCGACGGCAACCAGCCGACCGTCGCGGGCATCGGTCTCTCCGTGGTCGATCCCGCTCGGGCGCTGCGGCGCGCGGTGGACCTGTTCGCGCCTGA
- a CDS encoding VOC family protein, producing the protein MVDPARALRRAVDLFAPEVPREQGTGDEPLVGVRAPDGSELFFGASASTEPRWVQEFGAAESDTDVAVECVDHVNMAQPWQHFDAAVLFFQSVLDLRTEASVEVAAPIGLVRSQALHTEGDVLRVALNLVPSGAREDDILPQHIAFATQDILALARAARARGFRPLPIPANYYDDVQARFRLEPGLLDQLRELDVMYDRDESGEFLHFYTEPVGTVFLEVVERRDGYTGYGAVNAPVRLAAQHQYRRAASKGSGA; encoded by the coding sequence GTGGTCGATCCCGCTCGGGCGCTGCGGCGCGCGGTGGACCTGTTCGCGCCTGAAGTCCCGCGGGAGCAGGGCACCGGCGACGAGCCTCTCGTCGGCGTCCGGGCGCCGGACGGGTCGGAGCTCTTCTTCGGGGCGAGTGCGAGCACCGAGCCGCGATGGGTGCAGGAGTTCGGCGCCGCGGAGTCCGACACGGACGTCGCGGTCGAATGCGTGGACCACGTCAACATGGCGCAGCCCTGGCAGCACTTCGATGCCGCCGTGCTCTTCTTCCAGTCCGTCCTCGACCTGCGGACCGAGGCATCCGTCGAGGTCGCCGCTCCCATCGGGCTGGTCCGGAGCCAGGCTCTCCACACCGAGGGCGACGTCCTGCGCGTCGCGCTGAACCTGGTCCCCTCGGGCGCGCGGGAGGACGACATCCTTCCGCAGCACATCGCCTTCGCCACGCAGGACATCCTTGCGCTCGCGCGAGCGGCTCGGGCAAGGGGCTTCCGGCCACTTCCCATCCCCGCGAACTACTACGACGACGTCCAAGCGCGCTTCCGGCTCGAACCCGGTCTGCTGGACCAACTCAGAGAACTCGATGTCATGTACGACCGCGATGAGTCAGGAGAGTTCTTGCACTTCTACACCGAGCCCGTCGGGACGGTCTTCCTCGAAGTCGTCGAGCGCCGCGACGGGTACACCGGCTACGGCGCGGTCAACGCACCGGTGCGCCTCGCTGCGCAGCATCAGTATCGCCGAGCCGCATCCAAGGGGAGCGGCGCATGA
- a CDS encoding Dabb family protein, whose product MIRHVAVFRFIPEFTSDQREEWMSMLRKLPEQIPELRSMSVGTDLLRGAASHDVAIVADFDDLAGLEAYTRHPAHAEVLTISGPVKASLATVDFEIPSAS is encoded by the coding sequence ATGATCCGCCATGTCGCGGTCTTCCGTTTCATCCCGGAATTCACGAGCGACCAGCGGGAGGAATGGATGTCGATGCTCCGGAAGCTGCCGGAGCAGATACCCGAACTGCGGAGCATGAGCGTGGGAACCGATCTCCTGCGGGGTGCTGCGTCCCATGACGTGGCGATCGTCGCCGACTTCGACGACCTGGCCGGGTTGGAGGCGTATACCCGTCACCCTGCCCACGCCGAGGTCCTGACGATCTCGGGTCCGGTGAAGGCGTCCCTCGCGACGGTCGACTTCGAGATCCCGAGCGCCTCGTGA